The genomic window AATATTTAGTTGATAATGGTGTTAAAATTTGGAATGAATGGCCATATGAAGCATTTGTTAAAAGCACAGATTATAATAATGAAACAATGGAAGAATTTGTTGAAAAAGTTAAAAACGATGAAGAATTTGCAAAAAAATACGGTGATTTAGGACCAGTTTATGGAAGACAATGGCGTGATTTTGGCGGAGTAGATCAATTGCAAAATTTAATTAATGAGTTAAAAAACAATAAAAATTCAAGAAGATTAATTATTTCAGCATGGAATCCTCCACTAATAAAAGACATGGCATTACCACCATGTCATTGCTTTATGCAATTTTATGTTAGTAAAGATAATAAATTATCTTGCCAATTATACCAAAGAAGTGCTGATATCTTTTTAGGTGTACCATTTAATATTGCATCATACTCATTGTTTGTTATGATGTTAGCACAAGTATGTGATTTAGAATTGGGTGAGTTTGTTCATACCTTAGGAGATGCTCATATT from Bacilli bacterium PM5-9 includes these protein-coding regions:
- a CDS encoding thymidylate synthase (product_source=KO:K00560; cath_funfam=3.30.572.10; cog=COG0207; ko=KO:K00560; pfam=PF00303; superfamily=55831; tigrfam=TIGR03284) codes for the protein MEQYLKLISHVLENGEYKDDRTGTGTYSVFGYQARYDLSKGFPLVTTKKTHLKSIIHELLWFISGDTNIKYLVDNGVKIWNEWPYEAFVKSTDYNNETMEEFVEKVKNDEEFAKKYGDLGPVYGRQWRDFGGVDQLQNLINELKNNKNSRRLIISAWNPPLIKDMALPPCHCFMQFYVSKDNKLSCQLYQRSADIFLGVPFNIASYSLFVMMLAQVCDLELGEFVHTLGDAHIYTNHIEQVKEQLSRSCYPLPTMKINKDVKSIFDFKYDDFELVDYQAHPHISGPVAV